Proteins co-encoded in one Dendropsophus ebraccatus isolate aDenEbr1 chromosome 9, aDenEbr1.pat, whole genome shotgun sequence genomic window:
- the LOC138802127 gene encoding gamma-crystallin-3-like: MFLQIIFYEDRNFQGRSYECNSDSSDLSSYFNRCNSIRVENGNWILYEQPNYRGHQYFLRKGEYPDFQQWMGFNDSIRSCRLTPQHRGPYRLRVYEKEDFKGQMMEFTEDCPHVYEQFRYNDIHSCQVHDGYWMFYEEPNYRGRQYYLRPGEYRRYTEWGASNPRIGSFRRVQHLY; the protein is encoded by the exons ATGTTTCTACAGATTATCTTTTATGAAGATAGAAATTTCCAGGGTCGCTCTTATGAGTGCAACTCTGACTCCTCTGATCTGTCTTCATACTTCAATCGTTGTAATTCCATCCGAGTGGAGAATGGAAACTGGATTCTGTATGAGCAGCCCAACTACCGTGGGCACCAGTACTTCTTAAGGAAAGGAGAATATCCTGACTTCCAGCAATGGATGGGTTTCAATGATTCCATCAGATCCTGCCGCTTAACTCCACAG CATCGTGGACCATATAGATTGAGGGTGTATGAAAAGGAAGACTTTAAAGGTCAGATGATGGAGTTCACTGAAGATTGTCCTCACGTCTATGAGCAATTCCGCTACAATGATATTCACTCCTGCCAGGTTCATGATGGATACTGGATGTTCTATGAAGAGCCCAACTACAGGGGACGTCAGTATTACCTGAGACCTGGAGAGTACAGAAGATACACTGAGTGGGGAGCCTCTAATCCAAGAATTGGTTCCTTTAGACGAGTACAGCACCTGTACTAA